A window of the Helianthus annuus cultivar XRQ/B chromosome 4, HanXRQr2.0-SUNRISE, whole genome shotgun sequence genome harbors these coding sequences:
- the LOC110933567 gene encoding uncharacterized protein LOC110933567 — protein MNANGFFFFKFSNEAGMLDALKEGPWIIRPQPLFLSVWNPTVKLEKKEVKKVQVWVKIHDIPLAAYTEDGLSMIATTIGEPILLDSYTTSMCMDMWGRSSYARSLIEVSAEKDLCEEITLAIPEPEGEGAPNAAFGHSVDSCPKLPKNSSTVKSVEQKDKHPVQDNRYAKKYPVIDEDGYQGVQSKKVARKQGFQVNKQKPKFEYRSVTSKLKGEMNKASSSNGIVSRNPFDVLNDAEVYAPEDKKQSEDGQDDLDSEEVVEVYNEMDEFILKDSMKPNDKQGASTPSTVGSNG, from the exons ATGAATGCTAACGGcttcttctttttcaagttttctaATGAAGCTGGTATGTTGGATGCTCTGAAAGAAGGACCTTGGATTATTCGCCCTCAACCATTGTTTCTTAGTGTGTGGAATCCGACAGTCAAGCTGGAGAAAAAGGAGGTTAAAAAGGTTCAAGTCTGGGTTAAAATCCATGACATTCCTCTTGCTGCTTACACAGAAGACGGGCTGAGTATGATTGCTACAACAATTGGTGAACCGATTCTTCTAGATTCGTACACCACATCGATGTGCATGGATATGTGGGGGCGTAGTAGTTATGCTAGATCTTTGATCGAGGTATCCGCTGAAAAGGATTTGTGTGAAGAAATAACTCTGGCCATACCTGAACCTGAGGGGGAGG GTGCTCCAAATGCTGCCTTTGGCCACTCGGTTGATTCTTGTCCTAAATTGCCAAAAAATTCTTCTACGGTTAAGAGTGTGGAACAAAAAGATAAGCATCCCGTGCAAGATAATCGATATGCTAAGAAGTATCCAGTCATAGACGAGGATGGTTATCAAGGGGTGCAGAGTAAGAAAGTGGCTCGTAAGCAGGGTTTCCAAGTTAATAAACAAAAGCCAAAGTTTGAATACAGGTCAGTGACTTCCAAACTGAAAGGGGAGATGAATAAAGCTTCGTCATCAAATGGTATTGTGTCTAGAAATCCTTTTGATGTTTTGAACGATGCTGAAGTGTATGCTCCGGAGGATAAAAAACAATCGGAGGATGGTCAAGATGACTTGGATAGTGAGGAGGTAGTGGAGGTATATAACGAAATGGATGAATTTATTTTAAAAGACTCCATGAAGCCGAATGACAaacaaggggcaagcactccttctacAGTTGGTTCTAATGGTTAG